In the genome of Xanthocytophaga agilis, one region contains:
- the thiD gene encoding bifunctional hydroxymethylpyrimidine kinase/phosphomethylpyrimidine kinase, with protein MKIYKRVLTIAGSDSGGGAGIQADLKTFAALGCYGMSVITALTAQNTQSVSAISSVSADFVVAQLEAVLTDIGTDAVKIGMIHRADIIEAIAETLQGYRVRNIVLDPVMVAKSGDKLLQDEAIESLKRYLLPIATVITPNLPEAAVLTGKNIQDITEMKESVIELAQLTQGYILLKGGHLEGNESVDILYHAQTDQLSTLTSERVHTVNSHGTGCTLSSAIAAGLANGLSVSEAVVAAKEYLTNALKAGAEYTLGSGHGPVHHFFSYWS; from the coding sequence ATGAAAATCTATAAACGTGTATTGACAATTGCTGGTTCAGACAGTGGAGGAGGTGCAGGCATTCAGGCTGATTTGAAAACGTTTGCTGCATTGGGGTGTTATGGGATGTCTGTTATCACTGCATTAACTGCTCAAAATACCCAATCAGTAAGTGCTATCTCTTCTGTATCTGCTGATTTTGTTGTTGCACAACTGGAAGCCGTTTTGACAGATATTGGTACAGATGCTGTGAAAATAGGAATGATTCATCGTGCCGATATTATTGAAGCGATTGCCGAAACGTTACAGGGATACCGAGTTAGAAATATTGTGCTGGACCCTGTTATGGTTGCTAAAAGTGGTGACAAGCTACTACAGGATGAGGCGATTGAAAGCCTAAAAAGATATTTACTTCCTATCGCAACTGTTATTACTCCCAACTTACCCGAAGCTGCTGTATTGACAGGTAAGAATATTCAGGATATAACAGAAATGAAAGAGTCGGTTATTGAACTGGCTCAGTTAACTCAGGGATATATTTTATTGAAAGGCGGACATCTGGAAGGTAATGAAAGTGTTGATATTTTATATCATGCACAAACTGACCAGTTAAGCACGCTTACCTCGGAACGTGTCCATACTGTTAATTCTCATGGGACGGGCTGTACTCTTTCGTCTGCGATTGCAGCTGGGCTGGCAAACGGATTGTCTGTATCTGAGGCTGTTGTTGCAGCTAAGGAATATCTGACAAATGCATTGAAAGCGGGTGCTGAATATACACTCGGATCAGGACATGGTCCGGTGCATCATTTCTTTTCATACTGGTCATAA
- the tenA gene encoding thiaminase II has protein sequence MSTFSESLWNNNLDIYNFITNTDFIQQLSDGCLPEEKFRYYIQQDALYLADFGKALALLAVKATDQSHMLQFLQFAQGAVIVEKALHENYFRLYNITGGPEKMPGCFAYTHFLVSTTAIQPLEVGVAAVLPCFWIYREVGKYILKHAATPNPYQQWIDTYAGDEFDTLVTQMLEITNTLAAQTTDSLRAQMQEVFRFSCRMEWTFWNDAYVLNAWKPV, from the coding sequence ATGAGTACCTTTTCGGAAAGTCTTTGGAATAATAATCTGGATATTTACAACTTTATAACTAATACTGATTTTATCCAACAGTTATCTGATGGTTGTTTGCCGGAGGAGAAGTTTCGGTATTATATCCAGCAGGATGCTCTGTATCTGGCTGATTTTGGCAAAGCTTTAGCTCTTTTGGCTGTTAAAGCTACTGATCAGTCGCACATGTTACAATTCCTTCAGTTTGCTCAGGGGGCAGTAATCGTAGAAAAAGCCTTACACGAAAATTATTTTCGTTTATATAACATTACAGGGGGACCGGAAAAGATGCCTGGGTGCTTTGCCTATACTCATTTCTTAGTATCCACTACTGCTATTCAGCCATTGGAAGTTGGAGTAGCCGCCGTACTGCCTTGTTTCTGGATTTACCGGGAAGTGGGAAAGTATATACTGAAACATGCTGCTACTCCTAATCCTTATCAGCAATGGATTGATACCTATGCCGGAGATGAATTTGATACCCTGGTTACCCAAATGCTGGAAATTACCAATACTTTGGCAGCTCAAACAACAGATAGCCTCAGAGCCCAAATGCAGGAGGTTTTCAGGTTCTCCTGTAGAATGGAATGGACCTTCTGGAATGATGCCTATGTACTCAATGCCTGGAAGCCTGTCTGA
- a CDS encoding APC family permease, translating into MKTEISTSQKKSFFRKKPLYLFEQDIKKNELRKVLGKWSLTAIGIGAVIGGGIFVFTGTAAHYHAGPALALSFVIAGIGCVFAALCYSEFASMLPVEGSAYAYAYGTVGELFAWVIGWGLVLEYAMGAMTVAVSWSGYFVKLVHLLGFDIPFWLRNDPFSANIYAQQAGLEKPMFALNLPALLIVWVVTYILVKGIKEAAGANNLIVVLKVTAVLFVIIVGIFYVVPSNWHPFIPEATVITGEDGTPRQAYGWGGIVSGASAIFFAYIGFDAVSTQASEAVNPRKDIPFAIIVSLIFCTVLYLLVSIVLTGMINYKEIVGEALKAPVAYAFDKVGQTWAVYIITFAATAGLISVMLVMMLGQTRVFLSMSKDGLLPSFFHSIHPRFKTPWKSTLLVGLIVSLVAALTPIDVLGEMTSFGTLFAFAIVCIAVWLLRKREPERERPFRVPAINIIAPLGLILNTILIWQLSALSKQLAIGWLLLGLIIYFGYGRKNSHLNKIELND; encoded by the coding sequence ATGAAAACAGAAATCTCAACATCCCAAAAGAAAAGTTTCTTTCGAAAGAAACCTTTGTATCTGTTTGAACAGGATATAAAGAAAAATGAATTACGAAAAGTTTTAGGCAAATGGAGCTTGACGGCAATTGGTATAGGTGCTGTAATTGGAGGAGGTATCTTCGTTTTTACAGGAACCGCGGCACACTATCATGCAGGTCCGGCATTGGCTCTGTCGTTTGTGATTGCAGGCATTGGCTGTGTGTTTGCAGCTCTATGTTACAGTGAATTTGCCTCCATGCTGCCAGTTGAGGGTTCTGCCTATGCGTATGCTTACGGGACTGTTGGCGAACTATTTGCCTGGGTTATTGGGTGGGGCCTGGTACTTGAATATGCTATGGGTGCTATGACAGTGGCTGTGAGCTGGTCTGGCTATTTTGTAAAACTCGTTCACCTTCTTGGGTTTGACATTCCGTTTTGGTTACGGAATGATCCTTTTTCAGCCAATATATATGCTCAGCAGGCAGGACTGGAAAAACCGATGTTTGCCCTGAACTTACCCGCTTTGTTGATTGTATGGGTTGTGACCTATATTCTGGTGAAAGGAATTAAAGAAGCTGCCGGCGCTAACAATCTGATTGTGGTTTTGAAGGTCACTGCTGTTCTTTTTGTCATTATAGTAGGTATATTTTATGTTGTTCCCAGCAACTGGCATCCATTTATACCGGAAGCTACTGTTATTACTGGTGAAGATGGTACACCACGTCAGGCCTATGGATGGGGTGGTATAGTAAGTGGTGCATCTGCTATCTTCTTTGCATACATAGGTTTTGATGCGGTTTCAACTCAAGCCAGTGAAGCCGTTAATCCCAGGAAAGATATTCCTTTTGCTATCATTGTATCCTTAATCTTTTGCACAGTTCTTTACCTGCTGGTTTCCATTGTCCTGACAGGAATGATCAACTACAAGGAAATAGTGGGAGAAGCGTTAAAAGCACCAGTAGCCTATGCTTTTGATAAAGTTGGGCAAACGTGGGCTGTATATATTATTACATTTGCTGCCACAGCCGGATTGATTTCTGTGATGTTGGTGATGATGCTTGGTCAAACCCGGGTTTTTCTTAGTATGTCAAAAGATGGTTTATTGCCTTCATTTTTTCATTCGATTCATCCCAGATTCAAAACTCCCTGGAAAAGCACCTTACTGGTAGGGTTGATTGTCTCTTTGGTTGCTGCTTTGACACCCATTGATGTATTAGGAGAAATGACCAGTTTTGGTACTTTGTTCGCCTTTGCCATTGTATGTATCGCTGTCTGGTTATTACGTAAACGTGAGCCAGAGCGTGAACGTCCGTTCAGAGTTCCAGCCATCAATATCATAGCTCCTTTGGGATTGATCCTAAATACGATATTAATCTGGCAATTGAGTGCTTTATCAAAGCAGTTGGCTATTGGATGGCTTCTTTTAGGATTGATTATTTATTTTGGTTACGGACGCAAAAATAGCCATTTGAATAAGATTGAACTAAATGATTAG
- a CDS encoding thiol-disulfide oxidoreductase DCC family protein, whose amino-acid sequence MDSLVKSASTDICSLTINQEILLFDGVCNLCNGAVQFILDHEKPNSQLTFTSLQSQTGQTLLQKFNLSTQQFDSLVLVVGERFYTESTAALRLAQKLKGIWSWLYWLIIIPKPIRDWGYRLIARNRYKWFGQKESCMIPTPELKARFLD is encoded by the coding sequence ATGGACTCGCTTGTAAAATCTGCTTCGACTGATATCTGCTCTCTAACTATTAATCAGGAAATACTTCTATTTGATGGAGTCTGTAATCTATGCAATGGAGCTGTTCAGTTTATTCTGGATCATGAAAAACCTAACTCACAGCTTACATTCACCTCTCTTCAATCTCAAACAGGACAAACGTTACTTCAAAAATTCAATTTGTCGACACAACAATTTGATTCCCTGGTGTTAGTGGTTGGCGAACGATTTTATACAGAATCCACAGCAGCTCTCAGACTAGCCCAAAAACTAAAGGGAATCTGGTCATGGCTTTACTGGCTAATTATAATTCCTAAACCTATACGCGACTGGGGATACAGACTAATTGCCAGAAACCGATACAAATGGTTCGGACAAAAGGAAAGCTGTATGATACCTACTCCTGAATTAAAAGCTCGTTTTCTGGACTAA
- a CDS encoding citrate synthase encodes MSNVAELHVNGSTYQLPVVEGSEHEKALDIQKLRDQSGFITLDSGYKNTGATKSAITFLDGEEGILRYRGYPIEQLAEQSSFLEVAYLLIYGELPTQKELESFTNEIKVHTLVNEDMRKIFDGFPVNAHPMGILSALVCSLTAFYPESMGSVTAEQERLSIVRLMAKLPTIAAWAYKNHMGHPVNYPQNRLSYCANFMHMMFALPVEEYIVNPVIEDALNTLLILHADHEQNCSTSTVRLVGSSHASLYSSISAGINALWGPLHGGANQEVIEMLEEIKADGGDVKKYVEMAKNAKTTGFRLFGFGHRVYKNFDPRAKIIKKAADKVLSSLGINDPVLEIAKQLEEAALTDPYFVERKLYPNVDFYSGIIYRALGIPTNMFTVMFALGRLPGWIAQWKEMRETKEPIGRPRQVYVGHPKRDYLDINSRSAK; translated from the coding sequence ATGTCAAACGTTGCAGAATTACACGTGAACGGCAGCACTTACCAACTCCCTGTAGTGGAAGGCTCTGAACACGAAAAAGCTCTGGATATTCAGAAACTCCGCGACCAAAGTGGATTTATTACGTTGGATAGTGGCTATAAAAATACTGGAGCTACTAAAAGTGCGATTACATTTCTGGATGGCGAGGAAGGAATTCTTCGGTATCGTGGATATCCTATTGAACAATTAGCCGAGCAATCTTCATTTCTGGAAGTAGCTTATCTGCTTATTTATGGTGAACTTCCCACCCAAAAAGAACTTGAGTCATTTACTAATGAGATCAAAGTTCATACACTAGTAAACGAAGATATGCGTAAGATCTTCGATGGATTTCCGGTAAATGCTCACCCAATGGGAATTTTATCAGCATTGGTTTGTTCTTTGACTGCGTTTTATCCGGAATCTATGGGAAGTGTCACAGCGGAACAAGAGCGGCTTTCGATTGTACGGCTTATGGCAAAGTTACCAACTATTGCTGCATGGGCTTACAAAAACCATATGGGACATCCTGTTAACTACCCTCAAAACCGGTTAAGCTATTGTGCAAACTTTATGCATATGATGTTTGCATTACCTGTAGAAGAGTATATAGTTAATCCTGTAATTGAAGACGCGCTTAATACACTTTTAATTCTACATGCAGATCACGAACAAAACTGTTCTACCTCAACAGTAAGACTGGTTGGTTCATCTCATGCAAGTCTATATTCTTCTATTTCTGCAGGTATCAATGCATTGTGGGGACCATTACATGGTGGTGCTAACCAGGAAGTAATTGAAATGCTGGAAGAGATTAAAGCAGATGGTGGTGATGTTAAAAAATATGTTGAAATGGCAAAAAATGCTAAGACAACAGGTTTCCGTCTATTCGGTTTTGGGCACAGAGTTTACAAAAACTTTGATCCAAGAGCTAAAATAATTAAAAAGGCTGCAGACAAAGTATTAAGTTCATTGGGTATTAATGATCCGGTTTTGGAAATTGCCAAACAGTTGGAAGAAGCAGCTTTAACAGATCCATACTTTGTTGAGCGCAAGTTGTATCCGAATGTTGATTTCTATTCCGGAATCATTTATCGTGCTTTGGGTATCCCAACCAACATGTTTACTGTTATGTTTGCGTTAGGCCGCTTACCGGGCTGGATTGCTCAATGGAAAGAAATGCGTGAAACCAAAGAACCAATAGGACGTCCACGTCAGGTGTATGTAGGTCATCCCAAGCGCGATTACCTTGACATCAACAGCAGATCAGCTAAATAA
- a CDS encoding response regulator transcription factor encodes MLSTKFRPAKASLGVEYEVTPLREPVSCIPNVFQFKTWTHFLINREICCYFLINHAQSKIICAGGSIEKVTGYHENLYTDLPFTHFLNFVHPDDLYALRTLQALQKEMSQSLSQTRKINGCSSFSFRFKKNNESFIQMLRQDIVLQLDVTGNPEYGIWFISDISHLKSDNRVTATMTDENGDQKILTLPEKSLKQENIRLSNREKEIIYLVAQGLSSKQIACRLNLSFHTVTTHKRNIFEKTSSPNSNALIQFAIRKGII; translated from the coding sequence ATGCTATCTACAAAATTCCGGCCTGCAAAAGCCAGCCTGGGAGTTGAATATGAAGTCACCCCACTTAGAGAACCAGTATCTTGTATTCCAAATGTCTTTCAGTTTAAAACCTGGACTCATTTTCTAATTAACAGGGAAATTTGCTGTTACTTTCTGATAAACCACGCCCAAAGTAAAATTATATGTGCAGGTGGAAGTATTGAGAAGGTAACAGGCTATCATGAAAACCTATATACCGACCTGCCTTTTACTCACTTTCTGAATTTTGTTCATCCGGATGACCTGTATGCCTTACGGACACTGCAGGCTTTACAGAAAGAAATGTCTCAGAGCTTATCTCAAACAAGAAAAATCAATGGTTGTAGCAGTTTTTCATTCAGGTTTAAGAAAAACAATGAATCTTTTATCCAGATGCTACGACAAGACATTGTGCTACAATTAGATGTAACCGGAAATCCAGAATATGGTATCTGGTTTATATCAGACATATCACACCTTAAGTCTGACAACCGGGTAACAGCCACTATGACCGATGAAAATGGAGATCAAAAAATATTGACCCTTCCTGAAAAATCTCTTAAGCAAGAAAACATTCGTCTAAGCAATCGTGAAAAAGAAATTATTTATTTAGTAGCCCAGGGATTGAGCAGCAAACAAATTGCCTGTCGCCTCAACCTTTCATTCCACACCGTTACAACACATAAACGCAATATCTTCGAAAAGACAAGTAGTCCTAATTCTAATGCGCTTATACAATTTGCTATTCGTAAAGGTATAATCTGA
- the dinD gene encoding DNA damage-inducible protein D codes for MKQELIRELFEKFEAASREIHGIECWSARELQELFGYKDWNIFLKTVEKAKNACENSGELVTNHFVNVERTTTNEIGETIPFEDIALTRYGCYLVTQNGDSSKSEIAFAQTYYAVQTRKQEIIEQRLLDISRVAARDKLSKSEKKLSGILYERNVDDKGFSNIRSEGDKAFFGGYSTQEMKKKLNVPDNRPLADFLPTLTIKAKDFAIELTSYNVVEKDLHGENDIVKEHVDNNQAIRKMLEERGITPESLPAAEDVKKVKRKLENENKKVLKEVKKMNTQKKK; via the coding sequence ATGAAACAGGAACTTATCCGCGAATTGTTTGAAAAGTTTGAAGCAGCAAGCAGGGAAATCCATGGTATTGAATGCTGGAGCGCACGGGAGTTACAGGAACTATTTGGATATAAAGACTGGAATATATTTTTAAAAACAGTAGAAAAGGCAAAAAATGCGTGTGAAAACTCAGGTGAATTAGTCACAAACCATTTTGTTAATGTGGAACGAACCACCACAAACGAAATTGGTGAAACTATTCCATTTGAAGATATTGCCTTAACCCGATATGGTTGTTACCTTGTAACCCAAAATGGAGATTCAAGCAAAAGCGAAATTGCCTTTGCACAAACGTACTATGCAGTCCAGACCCGTAAACAAGAAATTATAGAACAACGGCTACTGGATATTTCGAGAGTTGCCGCACGGGATAAACTTTCCAAATCCGAGAAAAAGCTTTCAGGCATCTTATATGAAAGAAATGTGGATGATAAAGGCTTTTCCAATATTAGATCTGAAGGAGATAAAGCATTTTTTGGAGGGTATAGTACTCAGGAAATGAAGAAAAAGCTAAATGTCCCGGATAACAGGCCTTTGGCAGACTTTCTTCCTACCTTAACTATTAAGGCAAAAGACTTTGCCATTGAGCTAACAAGTTACAATGTCGTAGAGAAAGATTTACATGGTGAAAATGATATTGTAAAAGAACATGTTGATAACAATCAGGCTATTCGCAAAATGCTGGAAGAAAGAGGGATTACTCCGGAAAGCCTTCCCGCCGCCGAAGATGTCAAGAAAGTAAAACGTAAGCTCGAAAATGAAAATAAAAAGGTGCTGAAAGAAGTGAAGAAAATGAATACTCAAAAGAAGAAATAA